A region of Dioscorea cayenensis subsp. rotundata cultivar TDr96_F1 chromosome 5, TDr96_F1_v2_PseudoChromosome.rev07_lg8_w22 25.fasta, whole genome shotgun sequence DNA encodes the following proteins:
- the LOC120261395 gene encoding oligouridylate-binding protein 1B-like isoform X1 has translation MQQQRLKQQQQQQQQQALMQQALLQQQQPSLYHHPALLAAHPQIEPMPSGNVPPGFDTTTCRSVYVGNVHNHVTEALLQEVFQSTGPVEGCKLIRKEKSSYGFVDYYDRRFAALAIMTLNGRHLFGQPIKVNWAYASGQREDTSGHYNIFVGDLSPEVTDAALFACFSAYQTCSDARVMWDQKTGRSRGFGFVSFRSQQDAQNAINEQTGKWLCSRQIRCNWATKGAGTNEDKLNSDSKSVVELTNGSSEDGQETANDDAPENNPQYTTVYVGNLAPEVTQPDLHRFFHALDAGAIEEVRLQRDKGFGFVRYSTHSEAARAIQMGNARIFCGKPIKCSWGSKPTPAGASSTPLPPPAAPFPGLSATDLLAYERSLALSRMGSGQALMQGQHGLKQAAMGVGTGASDAMYDAGFQNVAAQQLMYY, from the exons ATGCAGCAGCAGAGGCtgaagcagcagcagcaacagcagcagcagcaagcGCTGATGCAGCAGGCTTtgctgcagcagcagcagcctTCGCTTTATCACCATCCCGCTCTGCTCGCCGCCCATCCTCAG ATAGAGCCAATGCCAAGTGGAAATGTGCCTCCTGGCTTTGATACAACCACATGCCGCAGTGT GTATGTTGGAAATGTCCATAATCATGTTACTGAAGCTCTTCTTCAAGAGGTATTCCAGAGTACTGGTCCGGTTGAAGGCTGCAAGCTGATTAGGAAAGAGAAG TCATCATATGGTTTTGTAGACTACTATGATCGAAGATTTGCTGCACTTGCAATTATGACCCTCAACGGAAGGCATTT ATTTGGCCAACCAATTAAGGTTAATTGGGCATATGCTAGTGGGCAGAGAGAGGACACATCgg GGCATTACAACATCTTTGTTGGTGATCTTAGCCCAGAGGTTACAGATGCCGCATTGTTTGCATGTTTTTCTGCATATCAAACCTGCTC AGATGCAAGGGTTATGTGGGATCAAAAGACTGGGCGTTCGAGGGGGTTTGGTTTTGTGTCTTTCAGGAGCCAGCAG gaTGCACAAAATGCCATAAACGAACAGACTG GTAAGTGGCTCTGTAGTAGGCAGATCCGTTGCAATTGGGCAACAAAGGGCGCTGGTACTAATGAAGACAAACTAAACTCGGATTCCAAGAGTGTTGTGGAACTAACAAATGGATCATCTG AAGATGGTCAAGAGACTGCAAATGATGATGCCCCAGAGAATAACCCACAGTACACTACTGTTTATGTGGGCAACCTTGCCCCTGAG GTTACACAACCTGATCTTCATCGGTTTTTCCATGCCCTTGATGCTGGTGCAATTGAAGAAGTGCGTTTGCAGCGAGacaaaggatttggttttgtgAGGTACAGCACTCATTCAGAAGCTGCGCGTGCTATTCAGATGGGAAACGCCCGGATTTTCTGTGGAAAGCCAATCAAG TGTTCGTGGGGCAGCAAACCTACTCCAGCAGGTGCCAGCTCCACACCTCTGCCCCCTCCTGCTGCCCCTTTCCCTGGACTCTCGGCAACTGATCTCCTGGCATATGAGCGATCTCTGGCATTGAGCAGGATGGGTTCTGGTCAGGCATTAATGCAGGGCCAGCACGGGCTCAAGCAGGCAGCAATGGGCGTTGGCACTGGCGCTAGTGACGCAATGTATGATGCCGGGTTCCAGAATGTGGCCGCGCAGCAGCTCATGTATTACTAG
- the LOC120261395 gene encoding oligouridylate-binding protein 1B-like isoform X2 → MQQQRLKQQQQQQQQQALMQQALLQQQQPSLYHHPALLAAHPQIEPMPSGNVPPGFDTTTCRSVYVGNVHNHVTEALLQEVFQSTGPVEGCKLIRKEKSSYGFVDYYDRRFAALAIMTLNGRHLFGQPIKVNWAYASGQREDTSGHYNIFVGDLSPEVTDAALFACFSAYQTCSDARVMWDQKTGRSRGFGFVSFRSQQDAQNAINEQTGKWLCSRQIRCNWATKGAGTNEDKLNSDSKSVVELTNGSSDGQETANDDAPENNPQYTTVYVGNLAPEVTQPDLHRFFHALDAGAIEEVRLQRDKGFGFVRYSTHSEAARAIQMGNARIFCGKPIKCSWGSKPTPAGASSTPLPPPAAPFPGLSATDLLAYERSLALSRMGSGQALMQGQHGLKQAAMGVGTGASDAMYDAGFQNVAAQQLMYY, encoded by the exons ATGCAGCAGCAGAGGCtgaagcagcagcagcaacagcagcagcagcaagcGCTGATGCAGCAGGCTTtgctgcagcagcagcagcctTCGCTTTATCACCATCCCGCTCTGCTCGCCGCCCATCCTCAG ATAGAGCCAATGCCAAGTGGAAATGTGCCTCCTGGCTTTGATACAACCACATGCCGCAGTGT GTATGTTGGAAATGTCCATAATCATGTTACTGAAGCTCTTCTTCAAGAGGTATTCCAGAGTACTGGTCCGGTTGAAGGCTGCAAGCTGATTAGGAAAGAGAAG TCATCATATGGTTTTGTAGACTACTATGATCGAAGATTTGCTGCACTTGCAATTATGACCCTCAACGGAAGGCATTT ATTTGGCCAACCAATTAAGGTTAATTGGGCATATGCTAGTGGGCAGAGAGAGGACACATCgg GGCATTACAACATCTTTGTTGGTGATCTTAGCCCAGAGGTTACAGATGCCGCATTGTTTGCATGTTTTTCTGCATATCAAACCTGCTC AGATGCAAGGGTTATGTGGGATCAAAAGACTGGGCGTTCGAGGGGGTTTGGTTTTGTGTCTTTCAGGAGCCAGCAG gaTGCACAAAATGCCATAAACGAACAGACTG GTAAGTGGCTCTGTAGTAGGCAGATCCGTTGCAATTGGGCAACAAAGGGCGCTGGTACTAATGAAGACAAACTAAACTCGGATTCCAAGAGTGTTGTGGAACTAACAAATGGATCATCTG ATGGTCAAGAGACTGCAAATGATGATGCCCCAGAGAATAACCCACAGTACACTACTGTTTATGTGGGCAACCTTGCCCCTGAG GTTACACAACCTGATCTTCATCGGTTTTTCCATGCCCTTGATGCTGGTGCAATTGAAGAAGTGCGTTTGCAGCGAGacaaaggatttggttttgtgAGGTACAGCACTCATTCAGAAGCTGCGCGTGCTATTCAGATGGGAAACGCCCGGATTTTCTGTGGAAAGCCAATCAAG TGTTCGTGGGGCAGCAAACCTACTCCAGCAGGTGCCAGCTCCACACCTCTGCCCCCTCCTGCTGCCCCTTTCCCTGGACTCTCGGCAACTGATCTCCTGGCATATGAGCGATCTCTGGCATTGAGCAGGATGGGTTCTGGTCAGGCATTAATGCAGGGCCAGCACGGGCTCAAGCAGGCAGCAATGGGCGTTGGCACTGGCGCTAGTGACGCAATGTATGATGCCGGGTTCCAGAATGTGGCCGCGCAGCAGCTCATGTATTACTAG